The BD1-7 clade bacterium genomic interval GAATCTGGATTTGACCATTGAGCGATCTAACGCAGATCAGGACACATTAAATCTGCTGTTGAGCTTTAATGAACAACAAAATGCGTTTGATATTGAAACACCGACCCTAATGCAGTCGATTGATCGGTCAGCACCAAAAGATCTGGTAGAGGCCCTAGCACGATTTGAGTATGAATATCCGCAGTTAGCTCCGTATATTGATGCGATAGTGACTAACCCCACTGATCAGTCCATCGCAGCAATGCAGGAGTTTTCCAGCCTGATTGGCAATGTTGCAACAGCGTGGGCGAGTTGGGTATCTCCGCAGGCTTTAACGGCAAATACATTGTCCGCCAAAGCGGGAGGGGACCCAGAAGTCTGGCATTTTGCCATTCAGGATGTTGAAAACAGTACAGACCTGCAAGTGAAGGCCTCTTGGTCGATTGGTGATTCTGCGCCACCATGGCCGACAATTGAAGGTTATTCTCTCAGCGGTAGCCCGGATGCCAATACGGCGATTTATACGCCGGACTCGGATCGTTTGCAGACACTGAAGGTGAGTTGGCGGAATTTTTATGTGCTCGATTATCAGAATGTTGTGCCACAAGCTTACACCGAGCGTAACCGCAACCTGGCTTTGCCTCCGCAAGATACGAATCCGAATTTCATTTATCGTACAGAGACCGTGAGCTGGCCAACACCGATTGTGCCGCTTCTGGTCGGAGAAACAGTAATGACGTACCCGTCAGGTGACAGCCTGTCGTCAGCGATTAATACAATGTTGTTATCCATGATGACACCTCCAGAAGGTAGCCAGACAAATGGGTCGAGTACACAGTTAGCTTATGAATCCGCGATTGAATACCGTTACGCCGTTATGGCAAATAAAGGTGATACAACCTATGCGCAGTTACCTGTCTTTTTGTTAGAGCAGACGGTTAGCAACGATGAGACGTCAACAGCTGCAAAAGCAATCGCCGATAACCTCAAGCTGTGGCAACAAAATACGCAAGCGTCATCGACCTCGAGTAGCTTGAAATTTGTGCCAACGGTATTTGCAACAACGATCGTATCTGATTCAGATAGATTACCGTTGGTACAATTTGCGGGATTGGCGATTAATATTCCCGATGATAAAAGTTGGTGGGATTAATCAGCAGGCTAATCTAACGGAGAGCAATGGCTGTGGTGGGCTATTGCATCTTTGTACGTTTGAATTAGCAAATGTTTTGAGCAGTGTTGAGATGGCACGGGCGCAAAAATAGAAGAGTCTATAGGAGACGCGTAAAGTCAGAGGAAGTGGGGGAGTAAAGAAGAAATAAAAACACAAAATTCGAAAAATAAAGTAACAGCGATAGACGATAAAACACTAAAGAATTAGGAAAGAAAAAAAGTGCTCCTACCGGAACACTTTTTTATAAGTGTGAATTATCGGAAGTTCGAAGAAAATTCACACCATCTATCGGTCATACAAAAACGCAGAATTACTGTGGTTTTTCGTCAGCAGGTGCGTTTTGGTTTTGTGCTTCCGGATCAACGATTTCCAACAGTTCAACTTCAAATACGAGTGTTTCGTTAGGGCCAATCTTGGCGCCTGCGCCGCCTTCACCGTAGGCCAAGTCAGCAGGGATGAAAAGTTCGTACTTTGAACCAACAGGCATCAGCTGCAGAGCTTCTGTCCAGCCAGGAATAACTGCACCAACACCAAAGGTTGCTGGCTGGTTACGGCTGTAAGAGCTATCAAACTCGTCACCGTCTAACAGTGTTCCACGGTAGTGAACAACAACGGTATCGTCAGCAGTTGGTTTTTTGCCTTTACCTTCAGTAACGACTTTATACTGCAGGCCAGAGTCGGTGGTTTTTACACCGTCTTTCTTAGCGTTTTCAGCCAGGAACTTGTCGCCTTCAGTTTTGTTTTCGTCAGCAGCGGTTTTACGCTCAGACATTTGCTTTTCCATTTGCTCTTGCTGGAAAGCCTGCATCGCTTGCATGATGCTTTGCTGATCTAGTGCTGGCTCATTGCCTTCAAAACCATCTGCCAGACCTTTTTCGAACGCGGTTTTATCCAGTTCGATGTTTTGCTGACGGAAGTTGCTGGAGATGTTAAGGCCAATGCCGTAGCTAACTTTAGCAACGTTGCTGTCCAGAGTTACCGCTGGTGCTTCAGCTTGGGTTGGCTCCGCTGGCTTCTGCTCGTTACAGGCTGTCAGTGCGACAGAGGCAGCGATAACACCTGCCAGAATTGTTTTATTCATGAATTGCTCCAAATTCCAATGGTTGTCATTCTTATGTAAGCGCTTAGTCTAGCATTGCTTCACAGTTAACCTAAACAGCACTACAAAATATAGGAAAAATGTTAATTATTTAATATTGTGCTTGTTGCTCCGCACGCTTGTTCATCAAAGTTTGAACCTGCTTCGCATCGTTGATCAGTTTCTTGGTTGATGCGCCGTCCAACGTTAGTGGGTTGGCGCTTCGTGATGTCGTTTGTTCTTTCGCATCGCTGTTTTTCTGTTCCTGGTAACTATTGAGTATCTTGCTTAGTTTTTGGTCAGGTTTTGGCATCGATAATGAACGGTCGGTGATTTCAACCAGCTCAGCGTTTATTC includes:
- the mip gene encoding Outer membrane protein MIP, which encodes MNKTILAGVIAASVALTACNEQKPAEPTQAEAPAVTLDSNVAKVSYGIGLNISSNFRQQNIELDKTAFEKGLADGFEGNEPALDQQSIMQAMQAFQQEQMEKQMSERKTAADENKTEGDKFLAENAKKDGVKTTDSGLQYKVVTEGKGKKPTADDTVVVHYRGTLLDGDEFDSSYSRNQPATFGVGAVIPGWTEALQLMPVGSKYELFIPADLAYGEGGAGAKIGPNETLVFEVELLEIVDPEAQNQNAPADEKPQ